CCCGAGGTGGTTAGTCCTTCACCCGAGGTGGTTAGTCCTACACCCGAGGTGGTTAGTCCTGCACCCGAGGTGGTCATTCCTGCACCCGAGGTGGTCATTCCTGCACCCGAGGTGGTTAGTCCTGCACCCGAGGTGGTTAGTCCTGCACCCGAGGTGGTCAGTCCTACACCCGAGGTGGTCATTCCTGCACCGGACTCTGTTTGAACAGATGCAGCCGGAGCTGCCCATTTGCCAACTCCAGAGGGGAAGACATAGGAGCTAATGGCTTGGGCAGTTTCAGAACCGAAGACGGAACCCGCTAGGCGTTTGGCTTCTGCTTCGCGTGCAAGCTGGTAAAGTGCGTCGGCTTCGGTGGTTTTACGGCCTGGGGGATCGAGGGTGAGTAACCGATCGCCACTGCCTAGAGTTTTATCCCAGCTGACGGTCATAAACCGTTCTTCTACCCAGTCAGAGGGATAGATGGGAGGAATGGTGACGGGGGCAGAGCGTGCGAGAATTAACCAGCGGCCATCAGCACAGCGATAACCAATATCAACCACATAGATGCGATCGCTAATGGGAATGGGAATATACCATTCTCTAGCTAATTCATCGCAGGGATATTCCTGCATACTGTGGGGACTTTCATAATTGATGTTGATATCTGTAACATCATAGATTCTCAGTGCTAGTTGTTGTCCACCCTGGGTGCGTAATTGTTCTTTTTGATCATTGCTAATATCCCAGTAAGCATAAGCCCATTGAGGGTCACGAGGCATCAGGACAATGCAAGGTTGACCATAACCACTCGGTAAATCTGTTAACTCATCATCTACGGAGGCCAGAACTTCTGGGTCAAAGGAGTTTCCCACTTCAAACTTGGCCGCTTCTATAGCTTCTTGAGCGTCCATTGGTTCAGTGTGTATATGTTTAGCTGGGCTACTAGAGTTTTGAGCTTCCATAATCGCTTGTAGGAGTTCAGACTTACGCATCCGGCTATAGCGGGAAATTTGGTACTCGCTGGCGACCTTACGCAACTGTCGTAAGGTCATCTCAGATAAGGGAGGACGATTATTTGTCATATACAGGCTCTCCTAATGTCTTAATCGTTTGCTCAAGGCTTGAGCTTGGGGATCAATTTCTTAATATATTGCAAAAAAAAAGAGGAGAGCGCAAGGCTTGGGTCTGCCAACTTTAGGTATTTTGACGCGATCTTAGCTCCTCTATCTGTTTTTTGTGATGAAATCATGACTTTTAGTTGAGACTGGGATCGTAAAAGTTATGAAATTATGACAAAATTGAGGGGTCGCTCTACAAGAATAAGCAGATAGGTATGGGATTTGCCTCAAGGGATGACAAGGCAGCTCAAAGGTCGCTATAGCGACCTTTTTCGGTCGTATTTTGTTGAAAAGATCAACTGAAAGCTGGTGATCGCATAACCATAACCTCAAGTTAGAGGGCTAATTGCCCAAAAAATTGCTGGTCTTTTTTCGCTATCTTAAATACTCAAAGCCAAGCGTAGCCTTAGATTCAAGTCTGTTGTCACCCCCTGAGGGGATTTGCACATAAGATTAAACTGTCCCTTGTTTCCTAGCTTCCATTACCGATACCCATTACAAACGTCGATCGCGGTACAATAACAACCACAAATCGATCTACATTCTCTCACTGTGACTTCCTCTCCTTCCTTTCAGTTTGACTCTATAGAAAGCGCGATCGCCGAACTTAAACTTGGTTGTATGGTGGTCGTTGTCGATGATGAAAATCGGGAAAATGAAGGCGATCTTGTTGGCGCTGCACAGTTCGCGACTCCCGATATGATTAACTTTATGGCCGTTTATGCACGGGGTTTAATCTGTTTAGCCATGATCGGAGATCGCCTCGATCAGCTTGACCTCCCCCTTATGGTCACCCACAATACGGATAAAAACCAAACCGCTTTTACCGTCAGTATCGATGCTGCCCCGGAACTAGGCGTAAGCACGGGGATTTCTGCCGAAGACCGGGCCCGTACTATTCAAGTCGCTATTAACCCCCAAACTCAGCCCCACGACTTACGCAGACCGGGGCATATTTTTCCCCTGCGATCGCGGGAAGGGGGAGTTTTGAAACGTGCCGGCCATACGGAAGCCAGTGTTGATTTAGCCCATTTAGCCGGTCTATATCCAGCCGGAATTATCTGTGAAATTCAAAACCCCGATGGTTCCATGGCGCGACTGCCACAACTGATTCGCTATGCCCAATATCATGAACTGAAAATTATTAGTATTGCCGATTTAATTGCCTATCGTTTGCAACACGAACGGTTCGTAAAACGAGAAGCTCTAGCGAGTCTTCCTACTCAATTTGGAGAGTTTAAAATCTACGCCTATCGCAATACCTTAGATGGTTCCGAACATATTGCCATGGTTAAAGGCGATCCGAGTGAATTTTCCGAGCAAGTGGTTACCGTGCGGATGCATTCGGAATGTTTAACGGGAGATGCATTAGGCTCCCTGCGGTGTGATTGTCGAATGCAATTACAAACGGCCCTGAAAATGATTAACCATTCGGGAGCCGGTGTAGTCGTCTATTTACGTCAGGAAGGGCGAGGGATTGGCTTAGTGAATAAACTCAAAGCCTATATGTTGCAAGACCAAGGATTAGATACGGTAGAAGCCAATGAAAAACTAGGCTTTCCGGCTGATTTGCGCAACTATGGAGTTGGGGCGCAAATTCTCAATGATTTGGGCGTGAAAAAATTTCGCTTAATTACCAATAATCCGCGTAAAATTGCTGGATTAAAAGGCTATGGTTTGGAAATGGTCGATCGCGTTCCCCTGTTAATTGAAGCTACGGATCATAATGCTGCCTATTTAGCCACAAAAGCCCAAAAACTGGGTCATTGGCTACTGCAAACCTATTTAGTCACCGTTGCTCTAG
The genomic region above belongs to Roseofilum reptotaenium CS-1145 and contains:
- the ribBA gene encoding bifunctional 3,4-dihydroxy-2-butanone-4-phosphate synthase/GTP cyclohydrolase II, with product MTSSPSFQFDSIESAIAELKLGCMVVVVDDENRENEGDLVGAAQFATPDMINFMAVYARGLICLAMIGDRLDQLDLPLMVTHNTDKNQTAFTVSIDAAPELGVSTGISAEDRARTIQVAINPQTQPHDLRRPGHIFPLRSREGGVLKRAGHTEASVDLAHLAGLYPAGIICEIQNPDGSMARLPQLIRYAQYHELKIISIADLIAYRLQHERFVKREALASLPTQFGEFKIYAYRNTLDGSEHIAMVKGDPSEFSEQVVTVRMHSECLTGDALGSLRCDCRMQLQTALKMINHSGAGVVVYLRQEGRGIGLVNKLKAYMLQDQGLDTVEANEKLGFPADLRNYGVGAQILNDLGVKKFRLITNNPRKIAGLKGYGLEMVDRVPLLIEATDHNAAYLATKAQKLGHWLLQTYLVTVALEWKDPNPSVTQRYEWLEKLRYWSAQNNLLLQEETRPVAIALFTHPSLIVHLGFDQPYSAPMEWYHDVEHPYSQAIASWLDLLVGWSPVVRLEFLVSDGSDPLDGLQLKLQREPCDLQTSLPSALFKSLETQKIYSFSNSRE